The Marinitoga sp. 1197 genome contains a region encoding:
- a CDS encoding tetratricopeptide repeat protein has product MKKTFVSFFLVLSIILFSISIEDIKNLSKMPDTLNQAWGEFIKYIAENPDDPAIGVLGEVLSAKKYFYKNYKNAPFFEALIQENFNKFCGSLGLYNNILNEDETGLILKIFPQIPLIVKRTLETGIMELNSYKNLYKLEGLEKYITPFSYEGFLQILVDKSIKSPVFLDKDMENFIVKFVPKSKIRDINNILNNSTYFLDENNYMGAFKLLSFLKEQGVISANELQTYSLLKKYFDLKTKIGELSSNIYIISPEELLDFTLNVLDIVDQTVNLNIEKNTLYTLLEGVIKTIRIRIESSNKIIFKNIPDKLDDLIEKSPSDISKELASLKKIILNSTLQNTKDQKTSDISTSSKATSAEKRESKGFIIYPAIVIILIILLVLYIPYNVVSYKSVEFYMNLKMYKVALKVVEKLLIKNPDDYKAYILMARILEELNEIDKAMIAYKTAHNKRKNHDLK; this is encoded by the coding sequence ATGAAAAAAACTTTTGTTTCTTTTTTTCTAGTGTTATCGATTATACTTTTTTCTATTTCTATTGAAGATATTAAAAATCTTTCAAAAATGCCAGATACTTTAAATCAAGCATGGGGTGAGTTCATTAAATATATTGCAGAAAACCCTGATGACCCTGCTATTGGTGTGCTTGGAGAGGTTTTATCTGCAAAAAAGTATTTTTATAAAAATTATAAAAATGCTCCATTTTTTGAAGCACTAATTCAAGAAAATTTTAATAAATTTTGTGGTTCTTTAGGTTTATACAATAACATATTAAATGAAGATGAAACGGGATTAATTCTAAAAATTTTTCCACAAATACCTTTAATTGTTAAAAGAACTTTAGAAACAGGGATTATGGAGTTAAATTCTTATAAGAATTTATATAAATTAGAAGGTCTTGAGAAATATATAACCCCTTTTTCTTATGAGGGTTTTTTACAAATTCTGGTTGATAAATCAATAAAATCCCCAGTTTTTTTAGATAAAGATATGGAAAACTTTATAGTTAAATTTGTTCCAAAGTCTAAAATTCGGGATATTAACAATATATTGAATAATTCAACATATTTTTTAGACGAAAACAATTATATGGGAGCATTTAAACTATTGAGTTTTTTGAAAGAACAGGGGGTAATAAGCGCAAATGAATTGCAAACATATTCATTATTAAAAAAATATTTTGATTTAAAAACAAAAATAGGGGAACTGTCTTCTAATATATATATAATTTCACCAGAAGAATTGTTAGATTTTACATTAAATGTTTTAGATATAGTCGATCAAACGGTAAATTTGAATATAGAAAAAAATACATTATATACATTATTAGAAGGAGTTATCAAAACCATACGTATAAGAATTGAAAGTTCAAATAAGATAATATTTAAAAATATTCCTGATAAATTAGATGATTTAATTGAAAAATCACCGTCTGATATAAGTAAAGAACTCGCAAGTTTGAAAAAAATAATATTAAATTCAACTTTACAAAATACAAAAGATCAAAAGACATCAGATATTTCCACTTCGAGTAAGGCGACATCTGCTGAAAAGAGAGAAAGTAAAGGTTTTATTATTTATCCAGCTATAGTTATTATTTTAATAATATTGCTTGTATTATATATTCCCTATAATGTTGTTTCATATAAAAGTGTTGAATTTTATATGAATTTGAAAATGTATAAAGTTGCATTAAAAGTGGTTGAAAAACTATTGATTAAAAATCCAGATGATTATAAAGCTTATATATTAATGGCCCGAATCTTAGAAGAGTTAAATGAAATAGATAAAGCAATGATTGCTTATAAAACAGCACATAACAAAAGAAAAAATCATGATTTAAAATAG
- a CDS encoding metal-dependent hydrolase, whose protein sequence is MPNFKTHIITGILFYPVYFLLYSAIMNFFNIDFYQNDTLILTAFFFFVLGSDLPDVDHNMSLINRVFRILLIGAGIYSIFKIEKYYNFLSFLSINIYLIKTIYIIIGIILGWIFGILFNHITKHRGKWHSPFTGILTGIILYFLKTSNYYSVDYKTLFIALSLTTGFFIHLILDYYFKS, encoded by the coding sequence ATGCCAAATTTTAAAACACATATAATAACAGGAATTTTATTTTATCCAGTTTATTTTTTATTATATTCAGCAATTATGAATTTTTTTAACATTGATTTTTATCAAAACGATACATTAATTTTAACAGCATTTTTTTTCTTTGTATTAGGTTCAGATTTGCCCGATGTCGACCATAATATGTCGTTGATAAACAGAGTATTCAGAATATTGTTAATTGGAGCAGGAATTTATTCTATATTCAAGATAGAAAAATATTATAATTTTCTTTCCTTTCTTTCAATAAATATTTATTTAATAAAAACAATATATATTATAATAGGAATTATACTTGGATGGATTTTCGGTATTTTATTCAATCATATTACTAAACATAGAGGAAAATGGCATAGCCCATTTACTGGAATTTTGACCGGAATAATATTATATTTTCTTAAAACTTCAAATTATTATTCTGTTGATTATAAAACTTTATTCATTGCTTTATCTTTAACTACCGGATTTTTTATCCATCTGATTTTGGATTACTATTTTAAATCATGA
- the tsaB gene encoding tRNA (adenosine(37)-N6)-threonylcarbamoyltransferase complex dimerization subunit type 1 TsaB has product MNILGIDASNKGVLIVLKKDDSIYYKENFEKNSGSYIISMINSVLKENYICTDDIDLFGCTIGPGSFTGIRISIASIQGLLFRKKKKVVPLISTDLLYSSYNTNNNSSQQIAILKRARVDAAYVNIFENNKSTFGPELVHVDDLTVLLKKDTILLGEESLYFKEKLNLDNRVEIANISPESFVNYIEKNRELSVLPEDLKVLYLQKPLAVENFEKKNNVNINKDIYN; this is encoded by the coding sequence TTGAATATATTAGGTATAGATGCTTCCAATAAAGGTGTTTTGATTGTATTGAAAAAAGATGATTCTATATATTATAAAGAAAATTTCGAAAAAAATTCTGGCAGTTATATTATTTCAATGATAAATTCAGTTTTAAAAGAAAATTATATATGCACAGATGATATAGATTTATTTGGTTGTACAATAGGGCCAGGATCATTTACAGGTATAAGAATCTCAATAGCATCAATACAGGGATTACTCTTCAGGAAAAAGAAAAAGGTTGTTCCTCTTATTTCAACAGATTTGCTGTATAGTAGTTATAATACGAATAACAATTCATCTCAACAGATAGCAATTTTAAAAAGAGCTCGTGTCGATGCTGCGTATGTAAATATATTTGAAAATAATAAAAGTACTTTTGGACCAGAACTTGTTCATGTGGATGATTTAACGGTTCTATTGAAAAAAGATACAATTTTATTAGGTGAAGAGAGTTTATATTTCAAAGAAAAATTAAATCTGGATAACCGGGTAGAAATTGCGAATATATCTCCTGAATCTTTTGTAAATTATATTGAAAAAAACAGAGAATTATCAGTCTTACCAGAAGATCTTAAAGTTTTGTATCTTCAAAAACCACTTGCAGTTGAAAATTTTGAAAAAAAGAATAATGTAAATATAAATAAAGATATTTATAACTAA
- a CDS encoding carbon storage regulator — protein sequence MLVLSRKNNEGITIMIEDKILKLKVLSIEGSVIKLGFEGPKDFKIYREEVYKSIIEENISATKVKDISQVKKLFEKK from the coding sequence ATGTTAGTCTTATCAAGAAAAAATAATGAAGGTATTACTATAATGATAGAAGATAAAATTTTAAAGTTAAAGGTTTTATCCATCGAAGGATCGGTTATAAAATTGGGATTTGAAGGTCCAAAAGATTTCAAAATATATAGGGAAGAAGTATACAAAAGTATTATAGAAGAAAATATTTCAGCTACAAAGGTTAAAGATATTTCCCAGGTAAAGAAATTATTTGAAAAAAAATAG
- the fliW gene encoding flagellar assembly protein FliW has product MALKTYNTRIGEIEVEDNEIIYFEDGIPGFENLRKFVIFTFPETYPIMWLLSLEDELVSFPIIEPKLIKIDYQVQLPIEIAKKLDIENINDAAVFAIMTIPHENPENATVNLKAPLIISKKTNKGIQYILDNEELSLKHIIRDEIIISQQILERQIKEVSKISKKTKKFNTKFGELEISDDEIITFENGIPGFENLKAFYVYFSKDTFPIQWLISLENPDITFPIIDPILVRADYSFELSKDLVEYLNINNPEDVKIFSIMTIPHGDPDNITVNLKAPIVISKVNNKGIQIILDNELYHLKHNVKEEIERSNEIIKKQAPDNERGA; this is encoded by the coding sequence GTGGCATTAAAAACATATAATACTCGAATTGGTGAAATCGAGGTAGAAGATAATGAAATTATTTATTTTGAAGATGGTATTCCCGGATTTGAAAATTTGAGAAAATTTGTTATATTTACCTTTCCAGAAACATATCCTATAATGTGGTTATTATCTTTAGAAGATGAACTTGTATCTTTTCCTATTATTGAACCTAAATTAATAAAAATAGACTATCAGGTTCAACTTCCTATTGAAATAGCTAAAAAATTAGATATAGAAAATATAAATGATGCCGCAGTTTTTGCAATAATGACAATACCTCATGAAAATCCGGAAAACGCTACTGTAAATCTAAAAGCACCTTTAATTATTTCTAAAAAAACAAATAAAGGGATACAATATATTTTAGACAATGAGGAATTATCTTTGAAACATATTATACGAGATGAAATTATAATAAGTCAGCAAATTCTTGAAAGGCAGATAAAAGAAGTTTCTAAAATTTCTAAAAAAACAAAAAAATTCAATACCAAATTTGGTGAATTGGAAATTTCTGATGACGAAATAATCACCTTTGAAAATGGAATTCCAGGGTTTGAAAATTTAAAGGCGTTCTATGTTTATTTTTCAAAGGATACATTTCCTATACAATGGTTAATTTCATTGGAAAATCCTGATATAACCTTCCCTATAATAGATCCAATATTGGTTAGAGCGGATTATTCATTTGAATTATCAAAAGACTTAGTCGAATATTTAAATATAAATAATCCAGAAGATGTTAAAATCTTTTCAATAATGACAATTCCTCATGGAGACCCTGATAATATTACCGTAAATCTAAAAGCACCTATAGTAATATCTAAAGTAAACAACAAAGGTATTCAAATTATTTTGGATAACGAACTATATCATCTAAAACATAATGTAAAAGAAGAAATAGAAAGAAGCAATGAAATTATCAAAAAACAAGCACCTGATAATGAAAGGGGTGCATGA
- the flgL gene encoding flagellar hook-associated protein FlgL has protein sequence MRITQSMIANNALKNIRNSYIRREELSEQISTGKTVNRPSDDPAKAGKSSYLMSRNRLLNEYIDDIKNTRSVLVYYDTALQEMQNVNHRIKELTVQAANDTQTVEDRNHIALELKQLKEHLYKLANTQIGGKYIFGGAKTNVPPVRKENESVVINTPQEANIRAKLPIEHIDIEYGVTVYDVFKTDSGETVFGILDRLINSVEKGNNGDIERDLGSLDNILNKVNANLARVGSVDNMLESMKNRFEKVVDNNTDIINELIGTDLPKALSDLSLEQTTLQAALKTTAQILPQSLVDFIR, from the coding sequence ATGAGAATTACTCAAAGCATGATAGCAAATAATGCTTTAAAAAATATAAGGAATTCTTATATAAGAAGAGAAGAATTAAGTGAGCAAATAAGTACAGGTAAAACTGTAAATAGACCTTCCGATGATCCGGCAAAAGCTGGAAAATCAAGTTATTTAATGAGTCGAAATAGATTACTAAATGAATACATAGATGATATAAAAAATACACGCTCAGTACTTGTTTATTACGATACAGCATTACAAGAAATGCAAAATGTCAACCATCGTATAAAAGAATTAACCGTTCAGGCTGCCAATGACACTCAAACTGTTGAAGATAGAAATCATATTGCCCTTGAATTAAAACAATTAAAAGAACATCTTTATAAACTCGCCAATACACAAATTGGAGGAAAATATATCTTTGGTGGTGCAAAAACTAATGTTCCTCCTGTTAGAAAAGAAAATGAAAGTGTAGTCATTAATACTCCTCAGGAGGCGAATATAAGAGCCAAACTTCCTATTGAACATATAGACATAGAATATGGCGTAACAGTTTATGATGTTTTTAAAACAGATTCGGGTGAAACTGTATTCGGTATATTGGATAGACTTATAAATTCTGTAGAAAAAGGAAATAACGGTGATATAGAACGTGATCTTGGATCACTTGATAATATACTGAATAAAGTAAATGCCAATCTTGCCAGAGTAGGAAGTGTTGATAATATGCTGGAATCTATGAAAAATAGATTTGAAAAGGTTGTAGACAACAATACAGATATTATAAATGAATTAATAGGAACAGATTTACCAAAAGCATTAAGTGATTTATCTCTGGAACAAACAACTTTGCAGGCAGCATTAAAAACAACTGCACAAATATTACCGCAGTCCCTTGTGGACTTTATTAGATAG
- the flgK gene encoding flagellar hook-associated protein FlgK, with translation MSLFNTLHTGMSGIFSNKRAMNVVSQNIANVNNPDYSRRQVNISTNTTINYGGFELGTGSKIESIERIRDKFLDIQYRKYNSDYGYWKTMNSNLNYIQSLYNEPSEDGFRKSFDEFWGSIHKILSEPTVPENKRELIYKAQELSNKMNSLYSDIENIQQNLNNDINTITKEINSKLKELSNLNSQIKELKAQNIEANDLLDKRDKLLDDLSEKLNFTFKEKKDGQINIFLKNHEILNGSIYKELKIKEVNNKNYIFVDNGKIDVKSGTLGATFELRDNVINSQLNRLNELATTFYDTLNLIHEEGYDLTGTIKGMNFFEEIQSGNLSTDKLRRIAGNILLSGEPKNYVDSYIKFNQNTINNIKVNFDIGSGELINIENGFEDNTDYTATINSGETLDSLNTGNKFRADFNYKYSTQNGGLLTFSNEGGASLDNRLIIDFNRNVFKQLGLPTKDIEALKWTDIPTSNTQGIMTFKGPGNYSETLDLTGVTSLNDIAQRINTDSDGDGNTDGGLKLVRAFVRNNELYIVPTDKAYTDMKNVIIDDPNGMLHEMNSNSVDLSVLDASQNSLKNSFGLYAYKTKSFDLSSYQPTDNVNITINYKDSTPQFSTTIQKSSLNNSTIGTNNEFQIIQNGEEFEILPGADGNTFSWNNIDNIEIKIGSNSIKLENFYYDENSAANKLVSQGWATDTQSAKLTLKSDKNLKWRMDFLDFGSFISIQGKKIQIDFHRDSLQSLTEKINNTNTGVLAFYTPGGRFVLKADKTLNYDLKNAEIKGPERLFELLGLWKHENSQDYSENFTLLNPDFSTNTLEDKLKYTSKFILGNGMDMAKKLKVKDYLLNNPDMLAMDLGKRIDSDNDGDIDTVIPSGEHSSTLWEDGYLLKSAKIFSDGRHDFDDYISDMITDVGLSGEKAKRMEINSDSLRTEFLNQRESVKGVSLDEEMTNMIKYQQAFNAAAKVINVVDGMLDRIINGLMR, from the coding sequence ATGTCATTATTTAATACTTTACACACAGGAATGTCGGGAATTTTCTCAAATAAAAGAGCTATGAATGTTGTATCACAAAATATTGCCAACGTGAACAATCCTGACTACTCAAGAAGACAGGTTAATATTTCTACAAATACCACCATTAATTATGGTGGATTTGAACTTGGAACAGGCTCTAAAATAGAATCAATAGAAAGAATACGGGATAAATTTCTTGATATTCAATATAGAAAATACAATAGTGATTATGGATATTGGAAAACAATGAATTCAAATTTAAATTATATACAATCTCTTTATAATGAACCTTCAGAAGATGGATTTAGAAAATCATTTGATGAATTCTGGGGATCAATTCATAAAATATTATCCGAACCAACAGTTCCGGAAAATAAAAGAGAACTTATATATAAAGCTCAGGAATTATCAAATAAAATGAATAGTTTATACTCAGATATAGAAAATATTCAACAAAATTTAAATAATGATATTAATACTATAACAAAAGAAATAAATTCAAAACTCAAAGAATTATCCAATTTAAATAGTCAAATAAAAGAATTAAAAGCACAAAATATAGAAGCTAATGATTTACTTGATAAAAGAGATAAATTGCTTGATGATTTATCAGAAAAGCTAAACTTTACCTTTAAAGAGAAAAAGGATGGACAAATAAATATTTTTCTAAAAAATCATGAAATATTGAATGGAAGTATATATAAAGAATTAAAAATTAAAGAAGTTAACAATAAAAATTATATTTTTGTGGATAATGGGAAAATAGATGTAAAAAGCGGAACATTAGGAGCTACATTCGAATTAAGAGATAACGTTATAAACAGTCAATTAAATAGATTAAATGAATTAGCAACAACTTTTTATGATACATTAAATCTAATACATGAAGAAGGTTATGATTTAACTGGAACAATAAAAGGTATGAATTTTTTTGAAGAAATACAATCAGGAAATCTTAGTACAGATAAATTAAGAAGAATAGCAGGAAATATTCTGTTAAGCGGAGAGCCTAAAAATTATGTTGATAGCTATATTAAATTTAATCAAAATACAATAAACAACATAAAGGTTAATTTCGATATTGGCTCTGGTGAGTTAATAAATATAGAAAATGGGTTTGAAGATAATACTGATTATACAGCTACAATAAATAGTGGAGAAACCCTTGATAGTTTAAATACCGGAAATAAATTCAGAGCCGATTTTAATTACAAATATAGCACTCAAAATGGTGGATTATTAACTTTTTCAAATGAAGGAGGAGCCTCTCTCGATAATAGGTTAATAATAGATTTTAATAGAAATGTTTTCAAACAACTGGGACTTCCGACGAAAGATATTGAAGCTTTAAAATGGACAGATATCCCAACATCAAATACTCAGGGAATAATGACATTTAAAGGACCGGGAAATTATTCTGAAACTCTTGATTTAACAGGCGTAACTTCATTAAACGATATAGCTCAAAGGATAAACACAGATTCTGATGGTGATGGTAATACTGATGGTGGATTAAAACTGGTAAGAGCTTTTGTTAGAAATAACGAATTATATATAGTACCAACAGATAAAGCTTATACAGATATGAAAAATGTGATTATAGACGATCCAAATGGAATGCTACATGAAATGAATTCCAATTCAGTTGATTTATCTGTACTGGATGCATCTCAAAATTCTCTTAAAAATTCATTTGGCTTATATGCATATAAAACAAAAAGTTTTGATTTATCCTCTTATCAACCAACAGATAATGTAAATATAACAATAAATTATAAAGATTCTACTCCACAATTCTCAACTACTATACAAAAAAGCTCTTTAAACAACAGCACTATAGGAACAAATAATGAATTTCAGATTATACAAAATGGAGAAGAATTCGAAATATTACCTGGTGCTGATGGTAATACATTTAGCTGGAACAACATTGATAATATAGAAATAAAAATAGGTTCAAATTCAATAAAGTTAGAAAATTTCTATTATGACGAAAATTCTGCAGCAAATAAATTAGTATCTCAGGGATGGGCAACAGATACTCAAAGTGCTAAATTAACTCTAAAATCTGATAAAAATTTAAAATGGAGAATGGATTTTCTTGATTTTGGTTCTTTTATTTCTATTCAGGGTAAAAAGATTCAAATAGATTTTCATAGAGACTCTTTACAGAGTTTAACCGAAAAAATAAACAATACAAATACAGGTGTTCTGGCATTTTATACACCGGGTGGAAGATTTGTTTTAAAAGCGGATAAAACACTTAATTATGATTTAAAAAATGCCGAAATTAAGGGCCCTGAAAGATTATTTGAATTGCTCGGATTATGGAAACATGAAAATTCACAGGATTATTCAGAAAATTTCACCTTATTAAACCCAGATTTCAGTACTAATACGCTTGAAGATAAATTAAAATACACGTCTAAATTCATTTTGGGCAATGGTATGGATATGGCTAAAAAACTAAAGGTTAAAGATTATTTATTGAATAATCCTGATATGCTGGCTATGGATTTAGGTAAAAGAATAGATTCAGATAATGATGGTGATATTGATACCGTTATTCCATCAGGTGAGCATTCATCAACTCTCTGGGAAGATGGATATTTATTAAAAAGCGCAAAGATTTTTTCAGATGGAAGACATGATTTTGATGATTATATTTCAGATATGATAACAGATGTTGGATTATCAGGAGAAAAAGCTAAAAGAATGGAAATAAATAGCGATAGTTTAAGAACAGAATTTTTAAATCAACGTGAGAGCGTAAAAGGTGTTTCTCTGGATGAAGAAATGACAAATATGATAAAATATCAACAAGCTTTTAATGCTGCAGCTAAAGTAATTAATGTTGTTGACGGAATGCTGGACAGAATAATTAACGGATTGATGAGGTGA
- the flgN gene encoding flagellar export chaperone FlgN, translated as MPDINIKQIIHEELNILVDLFYFMEKLKNGILNNEDVKSLNYHLSKISEKALELSKLEKQRIRIFEETSKMYNLKNTLNAFIDFFSKTDREVSDELKKMAEILLDISSTNETLKELLKTKLEYNDILIKLYKEPNNIPVYNKNGGYRNLIPNSGANWQG; from the coding sequence ATGCCAGATATTAATATAAAACAAATAATCCACGAGGAGTTGAATATCCTCGTGGATCTTTTTTATTTTATGGAAAAATTAAAAAATGGGATTTTAAATAATGAAGATGTTAAATCATTGAATTACCATTTATCTAAAATAAGCGAAAAGGCTCTGGAATTATCAAAATTAGAAAAACAAAGAATTAGAATATTTGAAGAAACATCAAAAATGTACAATTTAAAAAACACTTTAAATGCATTTATTGATTTTTTTTCTAAAACAGACAGAGAAGTATCAGATGAACTAAAGAAAATGGCTGAAATTCTTCTTGATATTTCCAGCACAAATGAAACGTTAAAAGAATTATTAAAGACCAAACTGGAATACAACGATATATTAATAAAATTATATAAAGAACCTAATAATATACCCGTTTATAATAAAAATGGAGGATATAGAAATTTAATACCAAATAGCGGGGCTAATTGGCAGGGTTGA
- the flgM gene encoding flagellar biosynthesis anti-sigma factor FlgM, which yields MDINKLNSVYQQYVKNETIKRENKIGKTSNESRIIKQDNSPVKVSVDGSSKKYIEMARNDIPEIRENLVDELRQAIEKGLYKIDADKIAEKMLGGY from the coding sequence ATGGATATAAATAAATTGAACAGCGTATATCAGCAATATGTAAAAAACGAAACGATAAAGAGAGAAAATAAAATAGGGAAAACCTCCAATGAAAGTAGAATAATAAAACAGGATAATTCTCCTGTGAAGGTATCAGTTGACGGCTCTTCAAAAAAATATATAGAAATGGCCAGGAATGATATCCCTGAAATAAGGGAAAACCTCGTGGATGAGTTGCGCCAGGCCATTGAGAAGGGATTATATAAAATAGACGCTGATAAAATAGCTGAAAAAATGCTTGGAGGGTACTAA